In a single window of the Nicotiana tomentosiformis chromosome 8, ASM39032v3, whole genome shotgun sequence genome:
- the LOC138897833 gene encoding uncharacterized protein, with protein MTTAPVATPPAQPARGKGRTGKGRPRGGGHARYYALPPRTEVIASDSVIIGIIPVYHRDASVLFDQGSTYSYVSSYFARYLGVSYDSLSSFVYESTPVGESIILDHVYWSCLIVISDFETRADLLLLSMVDFDIILGMDWLSPYNVIVDGYAKTVTLALPGLLWLKWRGTLDHVPGRVVSFLKAQRMVEKGFDAYLAYVRDVCVDTPTVESVPVVRDFPNVLPVDLPAMPPDSDIDFGIDLLPGTQPISIPPYPMAPAELKELKEQ; from the coding sequence ATGactactgcaccagttgccaccccacctgcacagccagctagaggtaaaGGTCGGACAGGtaaaggtcgccctagagggggaggccatgccagatattatgcccttcctccTAGGACAGAGGtcattgcatccgattctgttatcataggtattattccagtctatcatagagatgcatcagtcttgttTGATcaaggctccacttattcttatgtgtcatcttattttgcccggtatttgggtgtatcctatgattctttgagttcttttgtttatgaatctacacctgtgggtgaatctattattttgGACCACGTGTATTGGTCATGTTTAATTGTTATAAGTGattttgagactagagctgatttgttattgctcagtatggtggatttcgatattattttgggcatggactggttatcgcccTATAACGTTATCGTGGAtggttacgccaagacggtgacattggctttGCCAGGTCTACTGTGGctaaagtggagaggtaccttggatcatgttcctggcagagttgtttcatttcttaaagctcaacgaatggttgagaaggggtttgatgcgtatctggcctatgtgagagatgtttgTGTTGATACTCcaaccgtggagtcagttcctgtagtaagggattttcctaatGTACTTCCAGTGGATCTTCCCGCTATGCCACCCGACAgtgatattgactttggcattgatttgttaccaggcactcaacctatttctattccaccatatcctatggccccagcagaattgaaagaattaaaagagcagtaa